Genomic DNA from Lutibacter sp. A80:
ATACCTAACTCTCTTCTTTCCAAAAAGTAATCGGCTTTTAAAGGATCTATTACATCTAACTTTAACGCTTCAATTGGAACAACAGAACCAACAATATATCTATCATAATGGGAATATGTTAGATTAATCTCTCCTTCTTGCATTAGATTATCTACCAAAAACTCATTTCTTAACTGAGTTGTATCGTATTTTTTTACAGCTTCCGGACTTGAAGCATATCTAGATTCGTAAGTTGTTGCCATATTTTATATATTTTTAATTAATTTTCTAGTTAAAAACCTATTTTACTCTTATTTCTTCAATTAATACTATTGCATTTTTAACATCTTGCTCTAATTTTGCATAATCTTTATTTGCAATAATATCTTTTGAAATTAATTGAGACCCCATTCCAACACAAGTTACACCGGCATTAAACCAACCTGTTAAATTCTCTTTAGTTGGAGAAACTCCTCCTGTAGGCATAATGCTTGTCCAAGGTTGTGGCCCTTTAATTCCTTTTACAAACTGAGGTCCGTAAATATCTCCTGGAAATAGTTTTACAATTTCACAACCTAACTCTTCAGCTCTTGCTATTTCTGTTAATGTTCCACAGCCTGGTGACCATAAAACTTTACGACGATTACAAGCAATTGCAATATCTTCACGTAATACTGGAGTAACTATAAAATTTGCTCCTAAAGCCATATATAATGATGCTGCTGCTCCGTCGGTTACTGATCCTACACCCATTATCATTCCCGGTAATTCTGCAATAGCATATTTGGTTAATTCTCCAAAAACTTCATGTGCAAAATCTCCACGAGCTGTAAATTCCATTAAACGTGCTCCACCATCATAACAAGCCTTTAATACTTTTTTACTTAATTCTATATCACTATTAAAAAACAAAGGAATCATTCCTGTTTCTTTCATTGCTGTTGCTACTTCTATTCTTGTAAATTGTGCCATTTTTTATTTTATAAATTAAACAACCTTGGTAAAAACATTGATATTTCTGGAATAAAACTAATCAGCATTAAAACAATTACCATTATCAATAAAAATGGTAACAACGGCCTAATTACTTGTGTAACTGAAACTTTTGCAACCCCACTACCCACAAAGAGCAAAGTTCCTACGGGAGGTGTACAAATTCCTATACATAAGTTTAGAACTATTACAATTCCAAAATGCACTGGATCCATACCTAAAGTAGTTACAACTGGAAGAAAAATTGGCGTAAAAATTAATACAGCAGGTGTCATATCCATAAATGTTCCAATAATAAGTAATATTATATTTATTGCTAAAAAGATTGCAAACTTATTATTTAACTGTTCTAAAAGAAAAGTACTTATCATTTCTGGAATTCCTTCAAAAGAAAATAACCAAGACATTGCCATAGAAGTACAAATTAAAAACATAACTACGGCTGTTGTTTTTGCACTTGTTAATAGTACTTCTGGAAATTCTTTTACTTTCATATCTCCATAAATCAATGCTAATATAGCTGCATATAAAACTGCGATTACAGATGCTTCTGTAGCTGTAAATACTCCTGCAACAATACCTCCAACAACAACAACTAATAATAGTAAGCTAAAAAATGCTTTTCTAAAATAATTCCATATTTCTAAAAAAGTAGATCTTTTTCCTTTAGCATATCCTTTAGTTATTGCTATAAAAGCTATATACCCCATAATTGCAACACCTAACAAAATACCTGGTAAATATCCTGCAATAAACAATGCGGCTACAGAAGCTGTTCCTCCACTTGCCAAAGCATATACAATAAGGATATTACTTGGTGGAATTAACAAACCTGTTGTTGATGATGTAATATTTACAGATGCACTAAATGTTTTAGGATATCCTTCTTCTTCCATTCTATCTGTCATAATTGAGCCAATGGCCGAAGCAGCTGCTAGTGCAGATCCCGATATTGCTCCAAAAAGCATAGAAGCTAACACATTTACATATGCTAATCCTCCTGGTAAACTCGCCACCAAAGATTTTGCAAAATTGATTAATCTATTGGCTATTCCTCCTCGCTTCATAATCTCTCCTGCTAATATAAAAAACGGAATGGCTAATAAGGCAAAACTATCTATACCCGTAGTCATTCTTTGAGCTATAGTTGTTATACCAGGCATCCTATCTATATTTAATAAAAGGCTTAAAGTTGTTGCAATACCAATACTGTAAGCTATAGGAACCTTTAGCAATAAAAGTGTAAAAAAACTACCAAACAAAACGATAATACTTATTATTTCTATACTCATAATTAATTGGTGATTTTGTTTGAATAAATAGTTGAAATATGATATATAGAATAGCACATTATTAAAACTCCACTAAAAGGCATAATTGCATATATATATCCTAAAGGAATTCTTAATGTTCCAGAAAGTTGCTCTAAGTGCAATGTGGTATACACTAAATTGAAGCCTCCAATTACCATGACTATTAATGCAAAAAGAAAAATTAACAATTCTATAAGTATAGATACTTTTCTTTTGTTAGATAAAGATAATTTTTGATATAAAAAATCCATAGAGAGGTGCTCTCTTTTTCCGTTAAGGTATGCTGCTCCTAAAATGGTTAACCAAATTAAGGAAAACCTTGCAAACTCTTCTGTCCAAGAAAAGGATGTACCCAAAATATATCTTGAAAACACTTGAAACAGAACATCTAAAACTAACAATGCAAATATTGTTATTAAAATTTTCTCTAAAATTAGATTTGTTTTATTAAAAACGAACTCTGATTTACTCATAATTATTGTGCTTTAATTTGATTTACAATTGAAGCCATATCTGGATGCTTAGCTACAAACTCTTCCAAAACCGATTTAGATTTTTCAGAAAACAATGATTTTTCTGGAATTATAATTTCAACTCCTGCTTCTTTTGCTGTTTTCATAGATGCTTCTACAGATTCACTCCAAAACTTTTTTTGAGCTTGAGAAGATTCATCTGCTGCTTCTTGCACCCATTTTTTTTCATCTTCAGATAATTTCTCCCAATATTTTGTTCCTATTAAAAGAACATCTGGTACTGCAGAATGCTCATCTAAGGTATAATATTTACTAATTTCGTAATGATTTGAAGATACAAATGATGGTTCATTATTTTCGGCACCATCAACAACTCCTTGTTGAAGCGCAGTATACAATTCACTGTAAGATAAAGGAGTAGCTGAACCTCCCATAGAATTAACCATATTAATAGCCATTTGATTGTTCATCACTCTAATTTTAAGTCCTTTTAAATCTTCTGGAGTTCTAATTGCTTTTTTACTGGTATAAAAACTTCTACTTCCAGCATCGTAATAACAAAGTCCGCGTAACCAAAATTTACTTCCTTTTTCTAAGATTGATTTCCCAATAGGGCCTTCTAAAACATTAAATCTATGTTCCTTGTCTCTAAATAAATAAGGGATTCCTAAAATATGATATTCTGGAACAAAATTAGACAGTGTAGCTGCACTTACTTTTGTTGCTGCTACGCTTCCAATTTGTAATAATTCTAAAACTTCTCTTTCCGATCCTAATTGGGCATCAGGGAAAATTTTAACTTTTAAAGTTCCGTTAGATTTTATTTCTAAAGATTTCTTAAATTCTAAAATTCCCTTATGAACTGGATGCGTTTGAGGTAAGCCATGTGCCAAATACAATATTTTTGATCCTGATTCTTCTTTACAAGAAAATAAGCTTAAAAAAAGAAGTATTAAAATTGGTGTTTTCTTCATAAAAATTAAAATTTAAGTTATAATCACAATCAATTATATTTAAAATTGAAATACGACACTGCATTATTATAGCATATATCTTGTACCATTTTTCCTAAAAATGGAATATCATTTGGCACTAAGCCTTTATTTATATCTTCAGCTAGTAGATTGCATAAAATTCTTCTAAAATATTCATGTCTAGGGTAAGATAAAAAGCTACGACTATCTGTTAACATTCCAACAAAGCGACTTAATAACCCCATATTAGATAAGGTGTTTAATTGTTTTTCCATACCAT
This window encodes:
- a CDS encoding bifunctional 4-hydroxy-2-oxoglutarate aldolase/2-dehydro-3-deoxy-phosphogluconate aldolase → MAQFTRIEVATAMKETGMIPLFFNSDIELSKKVLKACYDGGARLMEFTARGDFAHEVFGELTKYAIAELPGMIMGVGSVTDGAAASLYMALGANFIVTPVLREDIAIACNRRKVLWSPGCGTLTEIARAEELGCEIVKLFPGDIYGPQFVKGIKGPQPWTSIMPTGGVSPTKENLTGWFNAGVTCVGMGSQLISKDIIANKDYAKLEQDVKNAIVLIEEIRVK
- a CDS encoding TRAP transporter large permease is translated as MSIEIISIIVLFGSFFTLLLLKVPIAYSIGIATTLSLLLNIDRMPGITTIAQRMTTGIDSFALLAIPFFILAGEIMKRGGIANRLINFAKSLVASLPGGLAYVNVLASMLFGAISGSALAAASAIGSIMTDRMEEEGYPKTFSASVNITSSTTGLLIPPSNILIVYALASGGTASVAALFIAGYLPGILLGVAIMGYIAFIAITKGYAKGKRSTFLEIWNYFRKAFFSLLLLVVVVGGIVAGVFTATEASVIAVLYAAILALIYGDMKVKEFPEVLLTSAKTTAVVMFLICTSMAMSWLFSFEGIPEMISTFLLEQLNNKFAIFLAINIILLIIGTFMDMTPAVLIFTPIFLPVVTTLGMDPVHFGIVIVLNLCIGICTPPVGTLLFVGSGVAKVSVTQVIRPLLPFLLIMVIVLMLISFIPEISMFLPRLFNL
- a CDS encoding TRAP transporter small permease, with translation MSKSEFVFNKTNLILEKILITIFALLVLDVLFQVFSRYILGTSFSWTEEFARFSLIWLTILGAAYLNGKREHLSMDFLYQKLSLSNKRKVSILIELLIFLFALIVMVIGGFNLVYTTLHLEQLSGTLRIPLGYIYAIMPFSGVLIMCYSIYHISTIYSNKITN
- a CDS encoding TRAP transporter substrate-binding protein, coding for MKKTPILILLFLSLFSCKEESGSKILYLAHGLPQTHPVHKGILEFKKSLEIKSNGTLKVKIFPDAQLGSEREVLELLQIGSVAATKVSAATLSNFVPEYHILGIPYLFRDKEHRFNVLEGPIGKSILEKGSKFWLRGLCYYDAGSRSFYTSKKAIRTPEDLKGLKIRVMNNQMAINMVNSMGGSATPLSYSELYTALQQGVVDGAENNEPSFVSSNHYEISKYYTLDEHSAVPDVLLIGTKYWEKLSEDEKKWVQEAADESSQAQKKFWSESVEASMKTAKEAGVEIIIPEKSLFSEKSKSVLEEFVAKHPDMASIVNQIKAQ